Proteins from a genomic interval of Leifsonia shinshuensis:
- a CDS encoding acetate/propionate family kinase, which yields MSAVLVVNSGSSSLKYRLIDAESEEALASGLIERIGEPSGQIHHTGPHGDWEATQSIPDHTAAFRVMLDAFGSEGPSLDENPLAAVGHRVVHGGKRFFEPTIVTDLVEINIEDLSDLAPLHNPANLQGIRAARKAFPDVEQVAVFDTAFHQTLAPEAYTYAIDAALAERHRVRRYGFHGTSHKYVSGAAAEFLGRPLEDLKQIVLHLGNGASVCAIDAGRSVDTSMGMTPLEGLVMGTRSGDLDPAVLLHLARRAGLGIDDLDELLNRRSGLLGLSGHGDMRDVRQAAESGDAAARLALDTAVHRLKHYIGAYTALLGGLDVLTFTAGIGENDARLRAEVCAGLEVLGIRLDPARNRSGSHEARLISADDSRVAVLVVPTDEEREIARQSLQAVGAG from the coding sequence ATGAGTGCGGTGCTGGTGGTCAACAGCGGCTCGTCGTCGCTCAAGTACCGGCTGATCGACGCGGAGAGCGAGGAGGCGCTGGCCTCCGGGCTCATCGAGCGGATCGGGGAGCCGTCCGGCCAGATCCACCACACCGGACCCCACGGCGACTGGGAGGCGACGCAGTCGATCCCGGACCACACCGCGGCGTTCCGCGTGATGCTCGACGCGTTCGGGTCGGAGGGCCCGAGCCTGGACGAGAACCCGCTCGCGGCCGTCGGCCACCGCGTCGTCCACGGCGGCAAGCGCTTCTTCGAGCCGACGATCGTCACCGACCTGGTGGAGATCAACATCGAGGACCTCTCCGACCTCGCGCCGCTGCACAACCCGGCGAACCTGCAAGGCATCCGTGCGGCGAGGAAGGCCTTCCCGGATGTGGAACAGGTCGCGGTCTTCGACACCGCCTTCCACCAGACGCTCGCGCCGGAGGCCTACACCTACGCGATCGACGCGGCCCTCGCCGAGAGGCATCGCGTCCGCCGGTACGGCTTCCACGGCACCTCGCACAAGTACGTGTCGGGAGCAGCCGCGGAGTTCCTCGGCCGGCCGCTCGAGGACCTGAAGCAGATCGTCCTCCACCTCGGCAACGGCGCGTCGGTCTGCGCGATCGACGCCGGCCGCTCCGTCGACACCTCGATGGGGATGACGCCGCTGGAGGGGCTGGTCATGGGAACCCGCTCCGGCGACCTCGACCCCGCCGTGCTCCTCCACCTGGCGCGCCGCGCGGGCCTCGGCATCGACGACCTCGACGAGCTCCTCAACCGGCGCAGCGGCCTGCTCGGCCTCTCCGGCCACGGCGACATGCGAGATGTGCGCCAGGCCGCCGAGTCCGGCGACGCCGCCGCACGCCTCGCGCTCGACACCGCCGTGCACCGGCTCAAGCACTACATCGGCGCCTACACGGCGCTGCTCGGCGGGCTCGACGTGCTCACCTTCACCGCGGGCATCGGCGAGAACGACGCCCGGCTGCGCGCGGAGGTGTGCGCGGGACTCGAGGTGCTCGGCATCCGGCTCGACCCCGCGCGCAACCGCAGCGGCTCCCACGAGGCGCGGCTGATCTCCGCCGACGACTCCCGGGTCGCGGTGCTGGTCGTCCCCACCGACGAGGAGCGGGAGATCGCTCGCCAGTCGCTGCAGGCGGTCGGCGCGGGCTGA
- the pta gene encoding phosphate acetyltransferase produces the protein MARSLYITSAEGHTGKSTVALGVLESLRHSVERVGVFRPIARSAVERDYVLELLLDRVTADLGYEESIGVTYEDVHADADEALAEIVRRFREVEARCDAVVILGSDYTDVGSPTELGYNARIAANLGAPVLLVLGGRIGQGFGERLGQAEPRSPEELRQLAELALAELRQEHAGVLAVIANRADPDRLDAIVDAVSGAVAAAGPAVASGPDLPPVWAIPEDLFLVAPSIRSIMEVIDGELIAGDEALLAREALGVVVGGMSMNNVLPRLVEGSVVVVPGDRTEVLLAVLMANASGTFPSIAGIVLNGGFDLPEPIQRLLAGLRSPLPIVRTGLDTYDTVVRITHARGRLAADSQRKYDTALALFERHVDAERLLALLDVSRHAVVTPLMFEYDLIERARAADKHIVLPEGDDDRILRAAATLLSRGVARLTILGEPFEVRSRAIELGLDIAKAEVLSPFDDVLRLRFAHEYAKLRAHKGITVDQAADTVTDASYFGTMMVHLGLADGMVSGAANTTAHTIRPAFEIIKTTPGVSVVSSVFLMALADRVLVYGDCAVVPDPTAEQLADIAISSARTAEQFGIDPRVAMLSYSTGDSGAGVEVDKVRTATELVRERAPQLAVEGPIQYDAAADAAVAATKMPGSQVAGRATVFIFPDLNTGNNTYKAVQRSAGAVAIGPVLQGLRKPINDLSRGATVEDIVDTVAITAIQAALS, from the coding sequence GTGGCCCGTTCGCTCTACATCACCTCCGCGGAAGGACACACCGGCAAGTCGACGGTGGCTCTCGGCGTCCTGGAGTCGCTGCGGCACTCCGTCGAACGCGTCGGCGTGTTCCGGCCGATCGCGCGCTCGGCCGTCGAACGGGACTACGTGCTCGAGCTGCTGCTCGACCGGGTGACCGCCGACCTCGGCTACGAGGAGTCGATCGGCGTCACCTACGAGGACGTGCACGCCGACGCGGACGAGGCGCTCGCCGAGATCGTCCGTCGGTTCCGGGAGGTGGAGGCGCGCTGCGACGCCGTCGTCATCCTCGGCTCCGACTACACCGACGTCGGCAGCCCGACGGAGCTCGGCTACAACGCGCGGATCGCCGCGAACCTGGGCGCGCCCGTGCTGCTGGTGCTCGGCGGCCGCATCGGCCAGGGCTTCGGCGAACGGCTCGGCCAGGCCGAGCCACGCTCGCCGGAGGAGCTGCGCCAGCTCGCCGAGCTCGCGCTCGCCGAGCTGCGCCAGGAGCACGCCGGCGTCCTGGCCGTCATCGCCAACCGCGCGGACCCCGACCGCCTCGACGCGATCGTGGACGCCGTCAGCGGCGCCGTCGCGGCGGCCGGCCCCGCGGTCGCGTCCGGCCCGGACCTCCCGCCGGTGTGGGCGATCCCGGAGGACCTCTTCCTGGTCGCGCCGAGCATCCGCTCGATCATGGAGGTCATCGACGGCGAGCTGATCGCCGGCGACGAGGCCCTGCTGGCGCGCGAGGCGCTCGGCGTCGTCGTCGGTGGCATGTCGATGAACAACGTGCTGCCGCGGCTGGTGGAGGGCTCGGTCGTGGTGGTGCCCGGCGACCGCACCGAGGTGCTCCTCGCGGTGCTGATGGCGAACGCGTCCGGCACGTTCCCCTCCATCGCGGGCATCGTGCTGAACGGCGGCTTCGACCTGCCCGAGCCGATCCAGCGGCTGCTCGCGGGGCTGCGCTCGCCGCTACCGATCGTCCGCACCGGGCTGGACACCTACGACACCGTCGTCCGGATCACGCACGCGCGCGGCCGGCTGGCCGCCGACTCGCAGCGCAAGTACGACACCGCGCTCGCCCTCTTCGAGCGGCACGTGGACGCCGAGCGGCTGCTCGCCCTGCTCGACGTGTCGCGGCACGCCGTCGTCACACCGTTGATGTTCGAGTACGACCTGATCGAGCGCGCCCGCGCCGCGGACAAGCACATCGTGCTGCCGGAGGGCGACGACGACCGCATCCTGCGCGCGGCCGCCACCCTGCTGTCGCGCGGCGTCGCCCGGCTGACCATCCTGGGCGAGCCGTTCGAGGTGCGGTCGCGGGCGATCGAGCTGGGGCTCGACATCGCCAAGGCGGAGGTGCTGAGCCCGTTCGACGACGTGCTGCGCCTGCGCTTCGCGCACGAGTACGCGAAGCTCCGCGCGCACAAGGGCATCACCGTCGACCAGGCCGCGGACACGGTCACCGACGCCTCCTACTTCGGCACGATGATGGTGCACCTGGGCCTCGCCGACGGGATGGTGTCGGGCGCCGCGAATACGACAGCGCACACCATCCGGCCCGCGTTCGAGATCATCAAGACCACGCCGGGCGTCTCGGTGGTGTCGAGCGTGTTCCTGATGGCGCTGGCCGACCGGGTGCTGGTCTACGGCGACTGCGCCGTCGTGCCCGACCCGACGGCCGAGCAGCTCGCCGACATCGCGATCTCGTCCGCGCGCACCGCGGAGCAGTTCGGGATCGACCCGCGGGTGGCGATGCTGTCGTACTCCACCGGCGACTCCGGCGCGGGCGTCGAGGTCGACAAGGTCCGCACCGCGACCGAGCTGGTCCGGGAGCGCGCGCCGCAGCTCGCGGTCGAGGGGCCGATCCAGTACGACGCGGCGGCGGACGCGGCGGTCGCCGCGACGAAGATGCCCGGCTCCCAGGTCGCCGGCCGCGCGACGGTGTTCATCTTCCCCGACCTCAACACCGGCAACAACACCTACAAGGCGGTGCAGCGCAGCGCCGGGGCGGTCGCGATCGGCCCGGTCCTGCAGGGCCTGCGCAAGCCGATCAACGACCTCTCCCGCGGCGCGACCGTCGAGGACATCGTGGACACCGTGGCCATCACCGCGATCCAGGCGGCGCTGTCATGA
- a CDS encoding DUF1254 domain-containing protein, whose protein sequence is MTEQETAEQGIAELASEAFVVGFPLVFDLEQVERFTRDGLGAVPPTPFNAFGHARTLAGPETAFVSVNNDTLYSIAQLDLSVGPLLLSVPAVGDRYYVLQFVDAWTNNFAYVGTRATGSEAGEYLLVPPGWEDDAAADGPTVIRLPTRVATIVGRWAVAGEDDLPAVHALQDAVALTPTLEAFAPPAGIPAVPDGPTEALTFFERMRVWSREFPPAAHDRDALATYEPIGLTGPTPIAELPVEVRDALEEGYAVGKEALESSLHTSVPTTDGWQVDLHLFDYNADFFEVGALDGREWQLADPTTRYARRAGAALGGLWGNHGYEAAYFPTYVDAAGEQLTGANVYRLRLSPTPPVGAFWSLTMYDLPYFYLTANPIGRYSIGDRTPGIVYDDDGGLTITIAAARPADAKAAANWLPAPEGGFRPLLRMYAPGDAVLAGDYRLAPIERVDTAPGAGDHGTDGDRSADEAPAHEAPAHEAPARSTDEETR, encoded by the coding sequence ATGACCGAGCAGGAAACCGCCGAGCAGGGGATCGCCGAGCTCGCGTCGGAGGCGTTCGTGGTCGGGTTCCCGCTCGTCTTCGACCTGGAGCAGGTCGAACGGTTCACCCGGGACGGGCTCGGGGCGGTGCCGCCGACCCCCTTCAACGCCTTCGGGCACGCGCGCACGCTCGCCGGTCCCGAGACCGCCTTCGTCTCGGTCAACAACGACACCCTCTACTCCATCGCCCAGCTCGACCTGAGCGTCGGGCCCCTCCTCCTCAGCGTCCCTGCGGTCGGCGACCGCTACTACGTGCTCCAGTTCGTGGACGCCTGGACGAACAACTTCGCCTACGTCGGCACGCGCGCCACGGGGTCGGAGGCGGGGGAGTACCTGCTCGTCCCGCCCGGCTGGGAGGACGACGCCGCGGCGGACGGACCGACCGTCATCCGGCTCCCCACCCGCGTCGCGACGATCGTCGGCCGCTGGGCGGTCGCGGGGGAGGACGACCTGCCCGCCGTGCACGCCCTCCAGGACGCCGTGGCGCTCACCCCCACGCTGGAGGCGTTCGCCCCGCCCGCGGGGATCCCCGCCGTTCCGGACGGGCCGACCGAGGCGCTGACGTTCTTCGAGCGGATGCGGGTGTGGTCGCGGGAGTTCCCGCCGGCCGCGCACGACCGCGACGCGCTGGCGACGTACGAGCCGATCGGGCTGACCGGGCCCACGCCGATCGCCGAGCTGCCGGTAGAGGTCCGCGACGCGCTGGAGGAGGGCTACGCCGTCGGCAAGGAGGCGCTGGAGTCCTCCCTGCACACGTCCGTTCCGACGACGGACGGCTGGCAGGTCGACCTCCACCTGTTCGACTACAACGCCGACTTCTTCGAGGTCGGCGCCCTCGACGGGCGGGAGTGGCAGCTGGCCGACCCGACCACGCGGTACGCGCGCCGGGCCGGCGCCGCGCTCGGCGGCCTGTGGGGCAACCACGGCTACGAGGCCGCGTACTTCCCGACCTACGTGGACGCCGCGGGGGAGCAGCTGACCGGCGCCAACGTCTACCGGCTGCGCCTGAGCCCGACCCCGCCGGTCGGCGCGTTCTGGTCGCTGACCATGTACGACCTCCCGTACTTCTACCTGACGGCGAACCCGATCGGGCGGTACTCGATTGGCGACCGCACGCCCGGGATCGTCTACGACGACGACGGCGGGCTCACCATCACCATCGCCGCGGCGCGTCCCGCCGACGCGAAGGCCGCCGCCAACTGGCTCCCCGCGCCGGAGGGCGGCTTCCGGCCGCTGCTGCGCATGTACGCGCCGGGCGACGCCGTCCTCGCCGGCGACTACCGGCTGGCGCCGATCGAGCGCGTGGACACCGCGCCCGGCGCCGGAGACCACGGCACCGACGGCGACCGCAGCGCCGACGAAGCCCCCGCTCACGAAGCCCCCGCTCACGAAGCCCCCGCCCGCAGCACAGACGAGGAGACCCGCTGA
- a CDS encoding TetR/AcrR family transcriptional regulator: protein MPRLIDHDERNDAIAQAAIRVLTRDGLAALSVRNLAAEAGIATASLRRAFPTQDALRQFCFDEIRDAVAARIGALSGEGAPLVLALLLELLPLDATRRSEFVAQLQLGSLALTDPALRPSAIRLSEDVRRACTAAVAELARCGLLSEANDAGLEAERLHALLDGLALHLLWEPGPDPAGRASRILTRHIDSLAG, encoded by the coding sequence ATGCCGCGTCTGATCGATCACGACGAACGCAACGACGCCATCGCCCAGGCCGCGATCCGCGTGCTGACGCGGGACGGGTTGGCCGCCCTCTCGGTGCGCAACCTCGCCGCGGAGGCGGGCATCGCCACTGCGTCCCTGCGCCGCGCGTTCCCGACCCAGGATGCCTTGCGGCAGTTCTGCTTCGACGAGATCCGTGATGCGGTCGCGGCACGGATCGGAGCACTGAGCGGGGAGGGCGCGCCACTCGTTCTCGCGCTCCTCCTCGAGCTCCTCCCGCTGGACGCGACTCGTCGCTCCGAGTTCGTCGCCCAACTGCAGCTGGGGAGCCTCGCCCTCACCGACCCGGCCCTGCGACCGAGCGCGATCCGGTTGTCGGAGGATGTGCGCAGAGCCTGCACGGCCGCGGTCGCCGAACTTGCGCGGTGCGGCCTGCTCTCGGAAGCGAACGACGCGGGACTCGAAGCAGAACGCCTGCACGCACTCCTCGACGGGCTCGCCCTCCACCTGCTCTGGGAACCGGGACCCGATCCCGCCGGACGCGCCTCGCGAATCCTCACCCGCCACATCGATTCGTTGGCCGGGTGA
- a CDS encoding arylsulfatase, with protein MGKFPPYKPVRPPAEAPNVLVILLDDVGFGASSAFGGPIATPTAERLAAGGLKYTRFHTTALCSPTRAALLSGRNHHAVGMGAITEIATAAPGYNSVRPNTAAPLAKILQLNGYSTAQFGKCHEVPVWETSPMGPFTHWPTPGGGFEYFYGFIGGETNQWYPSIYENTAPVEPDRTPEEGYHFMEDMTERAIGWIRSQRALAPDKPFFTYFAPGATHAPHHVPAEWADKYKGQFDEGWDALREQSLARQKALGVVAADTELTARPDIIPAWDDMPDDLKPVLARQMEVYAGFLSYADHYIGKLIDALEQLEILDDTLVYLIIGDNGASAEGTLQGTFNEYFNINARHDLETTEFLLDRKDELGGPTSYNHYAVGWALAMDTPYQWTKQVASHWGGTRNGTIVHWPNGFTARGEVRNQFSHVIDVAPTVLEAAGLPHPTFVDGVQQEAIHGTSMVYSFADADAPEQHTTQYFELGGDRGIYHEGWSAVTLHRHPTFPGVDQTFHSFDEDVWELYDGSTDWSQARDLSQEHPEKLAELQRMFLLEAAKYQVFPLDDRGFERFNSQIAGRPELVQGTSQLLFPKMVRLSENSIINTKNKSFTVTAEIGIPEGGADGTIVAQGGAFGGWSVYTTSSTLKFCYNMLGVDWYITASDAPLAPGAHQVRAEVAYDGGRPRQGRQRHALRRRRARRRRPSGADRTVHVLHGRDLGRRRRDCDRGDQRVHRQGLDIHRHDRLGPHRRGRRRPRSPHRPEAPLRHRHAPAVVPVSPGDALAS; from the coding sequence GTGGGGAAGTTTCCTCCGTACAAGCCCGTCCGCCCGCCGGCGGAGGCTCCGAACGTGCTCGTCATCCTGCTCGACGACGTCGGGTTCGGCGCGTCGAGCGCGTTCGGCGGACCGATCGCGACCCCGACCGCCGAACGGCTCGCCGCGGGCGGCCTCAAGTACACGCGTTTCCACACGACGGCGCTGTGCTCACCTACCCGCGCTGCACTGCTGTCCGGCCGCAACCACCACGCCGTGGGCATGGGGGCGATCACCGAGATCGCGACCGCCGCGCCGGGCTACAACTCGGTGCGTCCGAACACGGCCGCCCCGCTCGCGAAGATCCTGCAGCTGAACGGGTATTCGACGGCGCAGTTCGGGAAGTGCCACGAGGTACCGGTGTGGGAGACCTCACCGATGGGGCCGTTCACGCACTGGCCGACGCCAGGCGGCGGATTCGAGTACTTCTACGGGTTCATCGGCGGCGAGACGAACCAGTGGTATCCGTCGATATACGAGAACACCGCACCGGTGGAACCGGATCGGACCCCGGAAGAGGGCTACCACTTCATGGAGGACATGACCGAGCGTGCGATCGGCTGGATCCGGTCCCAGCGCGCCCTGGCCCCGGACAAGCCGTTCTTCACGTACTTCGCCCCCGGCGCGACGCACGCCCCGCATCATGTCCCGGCGGAGTGGGCGGACAAGTACAAGGGACAGTTCGACGAGGGATGGGATGCGCTGCGCGAACAGTCCCTGGCCCGGCAGAAGGCGCTCGGTGTCGTCGCCGCGGACACGGAGCTGACCGCGCGGCCTGACATCATTCCGGCGTGGGACGACATGCCCGACGATCTGAAGCCAGTCCTCGCCCGGCAGATGGAGGTGTACGCCGGTTTCCTCTCGTACGCCGATCACTACATCGGCAAGCTGATCGACGCGCTCGAGCAGCTGGAGATCCTCGACGACACGCTGGTGTATCTGATCATCGGTGACAACGGCGCGTCCGCGGAGGGCACCCTGCAGGGCACGTTCAACGAGTACTTCAACATCAACGCCCGCCACGACCTCGAGACGACCGAGTTCCTCCTGGACCGGAAGGATGAGCTGGGCGGGCCGACGTCGTACAACCACTACGCGGTCGGCTGGGCCCTGGCGATGGACACGCCGTACCAGTGGACGAAGCAGGTCGCGAGCCACTGGGGCGGCACCCGCAATGGCACGATCGTGCACTGGCCGAACGGCTTCACCGCGCGTGGAGAGGTGCGCAACCAGTTCAGCCATGTCATCGACGTCGCCCCCACCGTGCTCGAGGCGGCGGGACTCCCGCATCCCACGTTCGTCGACGGCGTGCAGCAGGAGGCGATCCACGGCACGAGCATGGTGTACTCGTTCGCCGACGCCGATGCGCCCGAGCAGCACACGACGCAGTACTTCGAGCTCGGCGGCGACCGCGGCATCTACCACGAGGGCTGGTCGGCGGTGACGCTGCACCGTCACCCCACGTTCCCCGGCGTGGACCAGACCTTCCACTCGTTCGACGAGGACGTGTGGGAGCTGTACGACGGGTCCACCGACTGGTCGCAGGCCCGCGACCTGTCCCAGGAGCATCCGGAGAAGCTCGCGGAGCTGCAGCGGATGTTCCTGCTCGAGGCGGCGAAGTACCAGGTGTTCCCGCTGGACGACCGCGGGTTCGAACGGTTCAACTCGCAGATCGCCGGCCGCCCCGAGCTCGTGCAGGGCACGTCTCAACTGCTGTTCCCGAAGATGGTGCGCCTCAGCGAGAACAGCATCATCAACACCAAGAACAAGTCCTTCACCGTCACAGCCGAGATCGGGATCCCCGAAGGCGGCGCGGACGGGACGATCGTCGCGCAGGGCGGCGCGTTCGGCGGCTGGAGCGTCTACACCACGAGCTCGACGCTGAAGTTCTGCTACAACATGCTCGGCGTCGACTGGTACATCACGGCGTCGGACGCGCCGCTCGCCCCGGGTGCCCACCAGGTCCGGGCGGAGGTCGCGTACGACGGCGGGCGGCCTCGGCAAGGGCGCCAACGTCACGCTCTACGTCGACGGCGCGCCCGCCGGCGCCGGCCGAGTGGAGCAGACCGAACCGTTCACGTACTCCATGGACGAGACCTCGGACGTCGGCGTCGAGACTGCGACCGTGGTGACCAACGAGTACACCGTCAAGGACTCGACATTCACCGGCACGATCGACTGGGTCCGCATCGACGTGGGCGACGACGACCACGATCACCTCATCGACCCGAAGCACCTCTACGACATCGCCATGCTCCGGCAGTAGTCCCGGTCTCTCCAGGCGATGCGCTCGCTAGTTAG